In Beutenbergia cavernae DSM 12333, the DNA window GGTGAAGGCGGGCGAGGACGAGTACGACAGCACGATCGGCCGCGGCCCGCCGCCGCCCGCCCCGGAGAAGTCGACGTAGTACGCGTCCTCCCAGCCGTCGACGACGGAGAGACCGTTGTCGCGCAGCTGCGCCCAGTAGTCGAGCCAGCCGTCCTCCCCGAACGCGCCGACCGTGGCGAGCAGGAACGCCAGGCCGGGCGACGACGTCGCCGGGTTCGTCACGACGGTCAGGTCGCGGTACTCGGGCTTGAGCAGGTCCTCGAAACCGGCCGGCTCGGCGAGGCCGCGCTCGGTGAACCAGGCGTGGTCCACGTTGAGGCACACGTCGCCGACGTCGACCGGCGTCAGCAGGTCCTCCGCCCCGTCGATCCGGTACGGCTCGGCGCTCGCCGGGACGTCGGACGGCACGTACTCCGCGAAGACGCCCTCGTCGATCGCCCGCGAGGCGAACGTGTTGTCGACGCCGTACACGGCATCGCCGAGCGGCGAGTCCTTCGTGAGGATCAGCTGGTTGACGAGCGCGCCGCCGTCGCCGGGGTTGATGAGCTCGATCGTGTAGCCGCTGGACTCCTCGAAAGCGGCGCGCACGTCGTCGCTGATCGCGAACGAGTCGTGCGTGACGAGGCGGACGACGGCGCTGCCGCCGTCCGTCGTCTCCTCACCGCCGTTGCCCCCGCCGCTGAGCGAGCAGGCGCCCAGGGCGAGGACGCCGATCGTGGCGGCGGCCGCCGTCGTTGATCGCGTCGTGAGTCGCCGACGACGCCGGCTCCGTCCTGTGGTCATGCGTGGTCCTCCCGGTCCATCTGGGAGGGCCCGGCGCGCACGGGTGCGCACCGGGGAGAGATCCCGACTTCCTTCGCCGGTGCTAACCGGAGCAGGTTCGAGGGTCTGCGGCTGCCCGCACTCTCAGCGCCCTGTGCCGGCGGGAACTCCCGACGGCGACGCTCCCCTGTCGTTCGCCGTCGAGCCTACTCCGGGTCCCGGGTCGTGGGTCCCCGGTGGCGGCCGGCTATCCCGCGACAGCCGCGCCGTCAGCCCCCGCGGCCACGACGTAGTGCCGCACCCGATCCTCCTGGGCCAGGAGGTACCCCTCGTCCTCGGGGTAGTACTTCGCCGCCTCGACGTCGTCGCCCGCGAAGGCCCGGATCGCGTCCATCCCGTCCCACCAGCTGAGCGTGAGGATCTCCGTGCGCCCGTCGGGCTCGTCGCGGGTGACCATCTGCGCGCCGCGGTTCCCGGGCGTCTCGAGGTACTCGCGCACCCCCGTCTCCTCGATGTACGCGACGTACTCGGGGAGACGTTCCGTGGCGACCCAGCCCCGCCAGACCCGCATGATCATCGCGCCAGCTCCGTTCCTCGTGTGGTGGCTCTCCCGGCCCCTCGCACGATGGCACGACGGCGGACGGCTGACTAGGGTCGACCGGAGCGAGGACTCCGGAGCGAGGAACGCGCGCAGGAGGATCGCCACCGAGCCGGAACCGAGCGCGACCAGCCCAGCGAGCCAGGAGTACGGGATGAACCTGCAGAAGATCGTCACGACGTTGTCCGTGCTCGCGGCAGGGTTCGCCGTCTCCAAGGTGCTCGAGCTCGTGTGGCGCAAGGCGACCGGCCACAAGCCGCCGAAGGGTGACGAGGAGGGCGCGAAGCTCGGTGAGATCGTCGCGTACGCGGCGCTCAGCGGAGGGCTCGCGGCGCTGGCACAGGCCGGGACGTCGCGCGCGACGGCGAAGTGGCTCGGATCCGCGGAGCCGGCCCGGAAGGACTAGGCGTGACGGCGGTCAAGCGGGTCCAGGTCACCTTCGACTGCGCCGAACCCGAGCGCGTGGGCCTCTTCTGGTGCGAGGTGCTGGGCTATGTCGTCCCG includes these proteins:
- a CDS encoding thiamine ABC transporter substrate-binding protein is translated as MTTGRSRRRRRLTTRSTTAAAATIGVLALGACSLSGGGNGGEETTDGGSAVVRLVTHDSFAISDDVRAAFEESSGYTIELINPGDGGALVNQLILTKDSPLGDAVYGVDNTFASRAIDEGVFAEYVPSDVPASAEPYRIDGAEDLLTPVDVGDVCLNVDHAWFTERGLAEPAGFEDLLKPEYRDLTVVTNPATSSPGLAFLLATVGAFGEDGWLDYWAQLRDNGLSVVDGWEDAYYVDFSGAGGGGPRPIVLSYSSSPAFTVGDDGGSTTGALLDTCFRQVEYAGVIAGAENPEGAQALVDFLLSEDFQADLPEQMYVYPVDDAVELPAEWVEFAPLAPEPFEVAPADIAEHRDSWIEQWTDTVIG
- a CDS encoding DUF4235 domain-containing protein, encoding MNLQKIVTTLSVLAAGFAVSKVLELVWRKATGHKPPKGDEEGAKLGEIVAYAALSGGLAALAQAGTSRATAKWLGSAEPARKD